One genomic window of Capricornis sumatraensis isolate serow.1 chromosome 15, serow.2, whole genome shotgun sequence includes the following:
- the CYP24A1 gene encoding 1,25-dihydroxyvitamin D(3) 24-hydroxylase, mitochondrial isoform X1 gives MSSPISKSRSLAAFLQQLRSLGQPPRPVTSTACSPRRPREVPLCPVMEPGEAQDAATLPGPTKWPLLGSLLEILWKGGLKKQHDTLAEYHKKYGQIFRMKLGSFDSVHLGSPCLLEALYRTEGAHPQRLEIKPWKAYRDYREEGYGLLILEGEDWQRVRSAFQKKLMKPVEIMKLGNKINEVLADFMGRIDELCDERGRIEDLYTELNKWSFESICLVLYEKRFGLLQKNAGEEALNFIMAIKTMMSMFGKMMVTPVELHRSLNTRVWQAHTQAWDTIFRSVKSCVDNQLEKYSEQPSMDLVCDIYHHNQLSKKELYAAVTELQLAAVETTANSLMWILYNLSRNPHVQQKLLKEIQSVLPENQLPQAEDLRNMPYLKACLKESMRLNPSVPFTTRTLDKAMVLGEYALPKGTVLVLNTHVLGSNEENFEESSQFRPERWLQDKKKISPFAHLPFGVGKRMCVGRRLAELQLHLALCWIVRKYDIVATDLEPVEMLHLGILVPSRQLPVAFCRR, from the exons ATGAGCTCACCCATTAGCAAGAGCCGCTCCCTTGCCGCCTTCCTGCAGCAGCTTCGCAGCCTGGGGCAGCCACCCAGACCCGTGACATCGACGGCGTGCTCGCCCCGTCGGCCGAGAGAGGTGCCCCTCTGCCCCGTGATGGAACCGGGCGAAGCGCAGGACGCGGCCACCCTGCCCGGTCCCACCAAGTGGCCACTGCTGGGCAGCCTGCTGGAGATCCTCTGGAAAGGAGGCCTCAAGAAACAGCACGACACGCTG GCCGAGTACCACAAGAAGTACGGCCAGATTTTCCGCATGAAGTTGGGTTCCTTCGACTCGGTGCACCTGGGCTCGCCGTGCCTGCTGGAAGCGCTGTATCGCACCGAGGGCGCGCACCCCCAGAGGCTGGAGATCAAACCCTGGAAGGCCTACCGCGACTATCGCGAGGAGGGCTACGGGCTGCTGATCCT GGAAGGAGAAGACTGGCAGAGGGTCAGGAGTGCCTTTCAAAAGAAGCTAATGAAACCAGTGGAAATTATGAAGCTGGGCAACAAGATCAACGAG gtCTTGGCTGATTTTATGGGTAGAATAGATGAGCTCTGTGATGAGAGAGGCCGCATTGAAGACTTATACACGGAGCTGAACAAATGGTCTTTTGAAA GTATCTGTCTTGTGCTGTACGAGAAGAGATTTGGGCTCCTTCAGAAGAACGCAGGGGAGGAAGCTTTGAACTTCATCATGGCCATCAAAACA ATGATGAGCATGTTTGGAAAGATGATGGTCACCCCGGTCGAGCTGCACAGGAGTCTCAACACCAGGGTGTGGCAGGCGCACACACAGGCATGGGATACCATCTTCAGATCAG TCAAATCTTGTGTGGACAACCAGTTAGAGAAATACTCTGAGCAGCCCAGCATGGATTTGGTTTGCGACATTTATCACCACAATCAGCTTTCAAAGAAAGAGTTGTATGCAGCCGTGACGGAGCTCCAGCTGGCTGCGGTGGAGACG ACGGCAAACAGCTTAATGTGGATTCTCTACAATTTATCCCGTAATCCCCACGTCCAACAAAAGCTTCTTAAGGAAATTCAGAGTGTGTTGCCTGAGAATCAGTTGCCACAGGCAGAGGATTTGAGGAACATGCCATATTTAAAAGCCTGTCTGAAAGAATCTATGAG gCTTAACCCGAGTGTCCCATTTACAACTCGGACACTCGACAAGGCAATGGTTCTGGGGGAATATGCTTTACCCAAAGGA ACTGTATTGGTTCTAAATACCCATGTGTTGGGATCCAATGAAGAAAACTTTGAGGAGTCAAGTCAGTTTAGGCCTGAACGGTGGCTTCAGGACAAGAAAAAGATCAGCCCTTTCGCCCATCTTCCATTTGGCGTTGGGAAAAGAATGTGCGTGGGTCGCCGGCTAGCTGAACTCCAGCTCCACCTGGCGCTCTGCTGG ATCGTCCGCAAATACGACATCGTGGCCACAGACCTCGAGCCTGTGGAGATGCTGCACTTGGGCATCTTGGTGCCCAGCCGGCAGCTCCCCGTCGCCTTCTGCCGGCGATAA
- the CYP24A1 gene encoding 1,25-dihydroxyvitamin D(3) 24-hydroxylase, mitochondrial isoform X2 — MSSPISKSRSLAAFLQQLRSLGQPPRPVTSTACSPRRPREVPLCPVMEPGEAQDAATLPGPTKWPLLGSLLEILWKGGLKKQHDTLAEYHKKYGQIFRMKLGSFDSVHLGSPCLLEALYRTEGAHPQRLEIKPWKAYRDYREEGYGLLILEGEDWQRVRSAFQKKLMKPVEIMKLGNKINEVLADFMGRIDELCDERGRIEDLYTELNKWSFESICLVLYEKRFGLLQKNAGEEALNFIMAIKTMMSMFGKMMVTPVELHRSLNTRVWQAHTQAWDTIFRSVKSCVDNQLEKYSEQPSMDLVCDIYHHNQLSKKELYAAVTELQLAAVETTANSLMWILYNLSRNPHVQQKLLKEIQSVLPENQLPQAEDLRNMPYLKACLKESMRLNPSVPFTTRTLDKAMVLGEYALPKGIVRKYDIVATDLEPVEMLHLGILVPSRQLPVAFCRR; from the exons ATGAGCTCACCCATTAGCAAGAGCCGCTCCCTTGCCGCCTTCCTGCAGCAGCTTCGCAGCCTGGGGCAGCCACCCAGACCCGTGACATCGACGGCGTGCTCGCCCCGTCGGCCGAGAGAGGTGCCCCTCTGCCCCGTGATGGAACCGGGCGAAGCGCAGGACGCGGCCACCCTGCCCGGTCCCACCAAGTGGCCACTGCTGGGCAGCCTGCTGGAGATCCTCTGGAAAGGAGGCCTCAAGAAACAGCACGACACGCTG GCCGAGTACCACAAGAAGTACGGCCAGATTTTCCGCATGAAGTTGGGTTCCTTCGACTCGGTGCACCTGGGCTCGCCGTGCCTGCTGGAAGCGCTGTATCGCACCGAGGGCGCGCACCCCCAGAGGCTGGAGATCAAACCCTGGAAGGCCTACCGCGACTATCGCGAGGAGGGCTACGGGCTGCTGATCCT GGAAGGAGAAGACTGGCAGAGGGTCAGGAGTGCCTTTCAAAAGAAGCTAATGAAACCAGTGGAAATTATGAAGCTGGGCAACAAGATCAACGAG gtCTTGGCTGATTTTATGGGTAGAATAGATGAGCTCTGTGATGAGAGAGGCCGCATTGAAGACTTATACACGGAGCTGAACAAATGGTCTTTTGAAA GTATCTGTCTTGTGCTGTACGAGAAGAGATTTGGGCTCCTTCAGAAGAACGCAGGGGAGGAAGCTTTGAACTTCATCATGGCCATCAAAACA ATGATGAGCATGTTTGGAAAGATGATGGTCACCCCGGTCGAGCTGCACAGGAGTCTCAACACCAGGGTGTGGCAGGCGCACACACAGGCATGGGATACCATCTTCAGATCAG TCAAATCTTGTGTGGACAACCAGTTAGAGAAATACTCTGAGCAGCCCAGCATGGATTTGGTTTGCGACATTTATCACCACAATCAGCTTTCAAAGAAAGAGTTGTATGCAGCCGTGACGGAGCTCCAGCTGGCTGCGGTGGAGACG ACGGCAAACAGCTTAATGTGGATTCTCTACAATTTATCCCGTAATCCCCACGTCCAACAAAAGCTTCTTAAGGAAATTCAGAGTGTGTTGCCTGAGAATCAGTTGCCACAGGCAGAGGATTTGAGGAACATGCCATATTTAAAAGCCTGTCTGAAAGAATCTATGAG gCTTAACCCGAGTGTCCCATTTACAACTCGGACACTCGACAAGGCAATGGTTCTGGGGGAATATGCTTTACCCAAAGGA ATCGTCCGCAAATACGACATCGTGGCCACAGACCTCGAGCCTGTGGAGATGCTGCACTTGGGCATCTTGGTGCCCAGCCGGCAGCTCCCCGTCGCCTTCTGCCGGCGATAA